One window from the genome of Natrialba magadii ATCC 43099 encodes:
- a CDS encoding SDR family NAD(P)-dependent oxidoreductase yields the protein MDIHGETAFVTGGSVGIGRRISLELASHGITVVVADLEESARQETVAEIEAAGGSATETHLDLTDPESVSAAIETARDQVGQLDILVNNAGIAGPTAPIEDVSLEEWDETLSVNLRGPFLCTKAVLEEMKNREYGRIINISSASGKRVVPERSPYTSSKAGILGLTRTAAAEGGPHGVTANAICPGSVEGPRIEAVIDKEAVTSEKSREQIVAEKEGKTLTHSFVTPKDVAQTVSYLCSDAADRITGQALNVSGGKVTY from the coding sequence ATGGACATTCACGGCGAGACAGCGTTCGTTACCGGCGGGAGCGTCGGTATCGGTCGACGGATTAGTCTCGAACTCGCGAGCCACGGCATTACGGTCGTCGTCGCGGATCTCGAGGAATCGGCGCGCCAGGAGACGGTCGCCGAAATCGAGGCTGCAGGTGGGTCAGCGACCGAAACCCACCTCGATCTCACCGATCCCGAGAGCGTTTCCGCGGCGATCGAGACGGCCAGAGACCAGGTTGGCCAGCTCGACATCCTCGTCAACAACGCCGGTATCGCGGGACCGACAGCACCGATCGAGGATGTCTCTCTCGAGGAATGGGACGAGACGCTGTCGGTCAACCTCCGCGGTCCGTTCCTCTGTACGAAGGCAGTGCTCGAAGAGATGAAGAATCGAGAGTACGGCCGCATCATCAACATTTCCTCGGCGTCGGGCAAGCGGGTGGTGCCCGAACGGAGCCCGTACACGAGTTCGAAAGCGGGGATTCTCGGTCTCACGCGGACGGCGGCAGCAGAGGGTGGACCACACGGCGTCACGGCGAACGCAATCTGTCCGGGGTCGGTCGAAGGGCCACGGATCGAGGCCGTTATCGACAAGGAAGCGGTCACCTCCGAAAAATCACGCGAGCAAATCGTCGCCGAGAAGGAAGGGAAGACACTCACCCACTCGTTCGTCACGCCGAAAGATGTCGCACAGACTGTCTCGTACCTCTGTTCAGATGCGGCGGACCGAATTACGGGTCAGGCACTCAACGTCTCCGGCGGGAAAGTGACGTATTGA
- a CDS encoding cupin domain-containing protein, translating to MGYDTAAKTDPESVVPDEFGGMWFLKDELGTSELGLSILELEPDGKGKEHDETHTDQEEVYYVVEGEIDVDLTDHDETVTLSTDEAIRLDPEESRQLHNRGDERAKLVLVGAPL from the coding sequence ATGGGCTACGACACCGCAGCGAAAACTGATCCAGAGTCAGTCGTTCCCGACGAGTTCGGCGGCATGTGGTTCCTCAAGGACGAACTGGGAACAAGCGAACTCGGCCTCTCGATTCTCGAACTAGAGCCCGACGGCAAGGGCAAGGAGCACGACGAGACACACACCGACCAGGAGGAGGTGTACTACGTCGTCGAGGGAGAAATCGACGTGGATCTCACTGACCACGACGAGACGGTGACGCTCTCGACGGACGAGGCGATCCGGCTCGATCCGGAGGAAAGCCGTCAGTTGCACAACCGCGGTGACGAGCGTGCGAAACTGGTGTTGGTTGGGGCCCCGCTGTAG
- a CDS encoding DUF5802 family protein, translated as MFEAFSRNYYLGRLYVTPTDGDHALMHSDQHERINEAVYATGDGVEPLDTPLVMKLETQHFPVHGDAAVPTDTLALPESVLSDTEIRNPPSLREVLLARRECATQLLSFFPGLGQGGQMGRNQHRDGADSSLEDDFPGAGT; from the coding sequence ATGTTCGAGGCCTTCTCGCGGAACTACTACCTCGGGCGACTCTACGTGACTCCGACCGACGGGGACCACGCACTCATGCACAGCGATCAGCACGAGCGGATCAACGAAGCGGTGTACGCAACCGGTGACGGCGTCGAACCGCTCGATACACCGCTCGTGATGAAACTCGAAACCCAGCACTTCCCTGTCCACGGCGACGCTGCCGTCCCGACGGACACGCTCGCCCTTCCCGAATCAGTGCTCTCAGACACCGAAATCAGAAATCCACCCTCCCTGCGGGAGGTACTACTCGCACGCCGTGAGTGTGCCACGCAGTTGCTGTCGTTCTTCCCGGGGCTGGGACAGGGAGGTCAGATGGGCAGGAACCAGCACCGTGACGGGGCCGACTCGAGTCTCGAGGACGACTTCCCGGGTGCCGGAACCTAG
- a CDS encoding Vms1/Ankzf1 family peptidyl-tRNA hydrolase yields the protein MLDELLGRASLKERIDELEEERDSLKARYEAESERRADAATAKQEAEAAVNRLEDRIAQLEGELERLEDDDAATTGLEYTRQETLRGGRLEEVLDRLESVRTEPEGALTAVVSAEDDLGSAGQRERHGPQFDSDLAAVLGERTVLVDEAAPCLLCVDDAGLVSVVLEPPVLPGELGSSAGGRSDTRNSNRNANASANANANASASASASATRANNFESGWRDRFTLEREWFLPTGRSVLALVRTDLFAVGVYDGDERVAYRGFESDVKGSHSKGGFSQARFERIRDGQIDDHLDDCRDALADVLADEPDARLFLTGQRGVIETLADESELEPDATAAVDATGDPKDALEDAYGSFWTTELSVL from the coding sequence ATGCTCGATGAGTTGCTCGGCCGCGCGTCGCTAAAGGAGCGCATCGACGAACTCGAGGAGGAACGGGACAGTCTAAAAGCGCGCTACGAGGCCGAATCCGAGCGCCGAGCCGACGCCGCAACGGCCAAACAGGAGGCCGAAGCGGCGGTCAACCGGCTCGAAGACCGCATCGCGCAACTCGAGGGCGAACTCGAGCGCCTGGAAGACGACGACGCGGCGACGACGGGACTCGAGTACACCCGTCAGGAGACGCTTCGCGGTGGACGACTCGAGGAAGTGCTCGATCGGCTCGAGTCGGTGCGGACGGAGCCGGAAGGTGCGTTGACGGCGGTGGTGTCGGCTGAGGACGACCTTGGGTCGGCGGGCCAACGCGAGCGACACGGGCCGCAGTTCGACAGCGATCTCGCGGCTGTGCTCGGCGAACGAACTGTACTCGTCGACGAGGCCGCGCCGTGTCTGCTCTGTGTCGACGACGCTGGGCTGGTTTCGGTGGTACTCGAGCCGCCGGTGTTGCCGGGCGAGTTAGGTTCGAGTGCTGGTGGTCGCAGTGACACTAGAAACAGCAATCGCAACGCCAACGCCAGCGCCAACGCCAATGCCAACGCCAGCGCCAGCGCAAGCGCAAGTGCCACCCGCGCCAATAACTTCGAATCTGGCTGGCGAGACCGCTTCACACTCGAGCGCGAGTGGTTCCTGCCGACCGGCCGCTCGGTGCTCGCGCTCGTCAGAACCGACCTGTTCGCAGTCGGAGTCTACGACGGCGACGAGCGCGTCGCCTACCGCGGCTTCGAGAGCGACGTGAAGGGCAGTCACTCCAAGGGCGGCTTCTCGCAGGCCCGCTTCGAGCGGATTCGTGACGGACAGATCGACGACCACCTCGACGACTGCCGTGACGCACTCGCGGACGTCCTCGCAGACGAACCCGACGCGCGACTCTTTCTGACGGGCCAGCGCGGCGTCATCGAGACGCTCGCCGACGAGTCGGAACTCGAGCCGGACGCGACCGCAGCCGTCGACGCGACCGGCGATCCGAAGGATGCACTCGAGGACGCCTACGGCTCGTTCTGGACGACTGAACTGTCAGTGCTGTAG
- a CDS encoding PspA/IM30 family protein, with the protein MGILSRTSYVIRSKINSLLNRAEDPTQTLDYSYEQMRDQLQEVKRGIADLTTQKKRLEMQKRRLEENVEKHNEQARTAVQQDREDLARRALEKKKTKMNQIEDLERQISELQNQQDQLIDQKDELQNRIEEFRTKKETMKARYEAAEASSTVSEAMTATGEEFEDVGRAIERAEEQTEDMEARAAALDELHETGAFDDVMSDKDKIDRELEDLSTGSGVEAELETLKSDMGKGEAAADTEPAETDVETDAETETDAEAAAEPTGDVDLDESDIDTDVDDSEIESELAELQDEENT; encoded by the coding sequence ATGGGCATCCTCTCTCGGACCTCCTACGTCATCCGGTCGAAGATCAACTCCCTGCTCAACCGGGCTGAGGACCCGACGCAGACGCTTGATTACTCATACGAGCAGATGCGCGACCAGCTTCAGGAGGTCAAACGCGGCATTGCCGATCTCACCACCCAGAAGAAACGTCTCGAGATGCAAAAGCGGCGTCTCGAGGAGAACGTCGAGAAACACAACGAACAGGCACGAACCGCGGTACAGCAGGACCGCGAGGATCTGGCTCGACGTGCACTCGAGAAGAAGAAAACGAAGATGAACCAGATCGAGGATCTGGAGCGCCAGATTTCGGAGCTCCAGAACCAGCAAGATCAGCTCATCGACCAGAAGGACGAACTCCAGAACCGCATCGAGGAGTTCCGCACGAAGAAGGAGACGATGAAGGCCCGCTACGAGGCTGCAGAGGCCAGTTCGACCGTCTCCGAGGCGATGACTGCGACCGGCGAGGAGTTCGAAGACGTCGGTCGCGCCATCGAGCGCGCCGAAGAGCAGACCGAGGACATGGAGGCCCGCGCGGCCGCCCTCGACGAACTCCACGAGACCGGCGCGTTCGACGACGTCATGTCCGACAAGGACAAGATCGACCGCGAACTCGAGGACCTCTCGACGGGCAGCGGCGTCGAAGCCGAACTCGAGACGCTGAAGTCAGATATGGGGAAGGGTGAGGCCGCCGCGGATACTGAGCCAGCCGAGACCGACGTCGAAACGGACGCCGAAACCGAAACCGACGCCGAGGCAGCCGCCGAACCCACCGGTGACGTCGACCTCGACGAGTCAGACATCGACACCGATGTCGACGATTCCGAGATCGAATCCGAACTCGCGGAACTGCAGGACGAGGAGAACACGTAA
- a CDS encoding DUF1611 domain-containing protein, producing MRVAILAHEQFPGRAKTAIGILRYADYDVAAVLDRDTAGDQVTDYVPDVQDAPIVESMDALADDDLDALIIGIAPIGGGLEESWRDDIRTALESGCDVISGLHHFLSEDEEFSALADEHGCELQDVRKPPEDLTVSQGIADEVDAEVILTVGTDCAVGKMTVSMELARDARDAGYDAAIIPTGQTGIMIEGWGNPVDRVVSDFTAGAVEEMILEKGDEHDYLFVEGQGSIVHPAYSAVTCGILHGAMADKLVLCDEAGREAIHGYESVSLPPIQTYVDLYEDLAAPVSETETEIVAGALNTAELDDDEAAREAVDAYADELGAPAVDVIRQDTDEVLEVLL from the coding sequence ATGCGCGTCGCAATTCTCGCACACGAACAGTTCCCCGGGCGGGCCAAGACGGCGATCGGTATCCTCCGGTACGCCGACTACGACGTGGCCGCGGTCCTCGACCGTGACACGGCCGGCGACCAGGTAACCGACTACGTCCCTGATGTCCAGGACGCCCCAATCGTCGAAAGCATGGACGCCCTCGCGGACGACGACCTCGACGCACTCATCATCGGTATCGCTCCTATCGGCGGCGGCCTCGAGGAGAGCTGGCGCGACGATATTCGGACCGCACTCGAGTCCGGTTGCGACGTCATCTCGGGACTGCACCACTTCCTTTCGGAGGACGAGGAATTCAGCGCGCTCGCGGACGAACACGGCTGTGAGCTACAGGACGTGCGCAAACCGCCCGAAGACCTGACCGTGAGTCAGGGCATCGCAGACGAGGTCGACGCGGAAGTCATCCTCACCGTCGGCACGGACTGTGCGGTCGGCAAGATGACCGTCTCGATGGAACTCGCTCGCGACGCTCGAGACGCCGGCTACGACGCGGCCATCATCCCGACGGGCCAGACCGGCATCATGATCGAAGGCTGGGGGAACCCGGTCGACCGCGTCGTCTCGGACTTCACCGCCGGCGCAGTCGAAGAGATGATCCTCGAGAAGGGCGACGAACACGACTACCTCTTCGTCGAGGGCCAGGGCAGCATCGTCCACCCGGCCTACTCGGCGGTCACCTGTGGCATTCTCCACGGCGCAATGGCAGACAAACTCGTCCTCTGTGACGAGGCCGGCCGCGAGGCCATCCACGGCTACGAATCGGTCTCGCTCCCACCGATCCAGACCTACGTCGACCTCTACGAGGACCTCGCTGCACCCGTCTCCGAGACAGAGACCGAAATCGTCGCCGGCGCACTCAACACGGCCGAACTCGACGACGACGAGGCAGCCCGCGAGGCCGTCGACGCCTACGCCGACGAGCTCGGCGCACCCGCCGTCGACGTCATCCGTCAGGACACCGACGAGGTCCTGGAGGTGCTGCTATGA
- a CDS encoding FxLYD domain-containing protein, with translation MTRTDSSARQPRRGSSRRRVLGALGLGLGLTASLAGCTNGGLGIGVGVETGPTYEDGTVDVPDDAEERSVEEMATAEALAELESQEGVTPLDRLSIVDHEYVFEEGFRGSTVQGTVENTDDRVEIAEIRVRVYNDAGEQLGRYLDTTGDLDQGGEWAFEVLLLESPDDIASYEIAVIGTPT, from the coding sequence ATGACTCGGACAGACTCATCCGCCCGGCAACCGCGACGCGGTTCCTCTCGGCGCCGCGTTCTCGGGGCGCTCGGGCTCGGACTCGGACTGACGGCCTCTCTTGCCGGCTGTACCAACGGCGGTCTCGGCATCGGCGTCGGCGTCGAAACCGGCCCAACGTACGAGGACGGCACGGTCGACGTCCCCGACGACGCCGAGGAGCGCTCCGTCGAGGAGATGGCAACCGCTGAAGCGCTCGCCGAACTGGAGAGCCAAGAGGGCGTAACGCCACTCGATCGCCTCTCGATCGTCGATCACGAGTACGTCTTCGAGGAGGGATTCCGCGGCTCAACTGTACAGGGAACCGTCGAAAACACCGACGATCGGGTCGAAATCGCCGAGATTCGCGTTCGGGTCTACAACGACGCCGGCGAGCAACTCGGACGCTACCTCGACACTACCGGCGACCTCGACCAGGGCGGCGAGTGGGCGTTCGAAGTGCTCCTACTCGAGTCACCAGACGATATTGCATCCTACGAGATTGCGGTTATCGGGACGCCGACGTAG
- a CDS encoding dipeptide epimerase — MSLETSFQRRTLPLEYPFTISRGTKTETETVTVHIEDDEGNVGIGGAGPSEHYGETLDTVEALLPDLLAVVEDEDDPQQLARIERRMRETVERNPSARCAVSIALHDLVAKRHDEPLYRYWGLDAEETIQSSYTIGIDDTETMREKTETAVERGYGTLKVKLGTDRDIEIIRTLREVAPDARLYVDANEAWTPREAVSKIERLAEFDLEFVEQPIPAENVEGQRFVYENAALPIAADESCITVDDVPQIAGRYDIANLKLMKCGGLQEAKRIIHTARAHGMQVMCGCMNESNASIAAACHLAPMLDYADLDGSLLLAEDPYDGVPMPNGTIDLAALDVPGTGARLE, encoded by the coding sequence ATGAGCCTCGAGACGAGCTTCCAGCGGCGCACGCTGCCACTCGAGTACCCCTTCACCATTTCCCGCGGAACGAAGACGGAAACGGAGACCGTCACGGTTCACATCGAGGACGACGAGGGCAACGTGGGCATCGGCGGCGCAGGGCCGTCCGAACACTACGGTGAGACGCTCGATACGGTCGAAGCGCTCTTGCCGGATCTGCTTGCCGTCGTCGAGGACGAGGACGATCCCCAGCAACTCGCCCGCATCGAGCGCCGGATGCGCGAAACCGTCGAACGCAATCCGTCGGCCCGCTGTGCAGTCAGCATCGCGCTGCACGACCTCGTCGCGAAGCGCCACGACGAGCCGCTGTACCGGTACTGGGGACTCGATGCCGAGGAGACGATCCAGAGCTCCTACACCATCGGAATCGACGACACGGAGACGATGCGCGAGAAGACCGAAACCGCCGTCGAGCGCGGCTACGGCACCCTGAAGGTCAAACTCGGTACCGACCGTGACATCGAGATTATCCGAACGCTCCGGGAAGTCGCGCCGGACGCGCGCCTCTACGTCGATGCCAACGAAGCCTGGACGCCTCGCGAAGCCGTCTCGAAGATCGAGCGTCTCGCCGAGTTCGACCTGGAGTTCGTCGAGCAGCCGATCCCCGCGGAGAACGTCGAGGGCCAGCGTTTCGTCTACGAGAACGCGGCGCTGCCGATTGCAGCCGACGAGTCCTGTATCACGGTCGACGACGTGCCCCAGATCGCAGGTCGGTACGACATCGCGAACCTGAAACTGATGAAGTGTGGCGGCCTGCAGGAAGCAAAGCGCATCATTCACACCGCCCGCGCCCACGGCATGCAGGTGATGTGTGGCTGTATGAACGAGTCGAACGCCTCCATCGCGGCAGCCTGCCACCTCGCCCCGATGCTCGACTACGCCGACCTCGACGGCTCGCTGCTGCTCGCAGAAGACCCCTACGACGGCGTCCCGATGCCGAACGGCACGATCGATCTCGCCGCACTCGACGTGCCGGGAACCGGCGCCCGACTCGAGTAG
- a CDS encoding alpha/beta hydrolase: MTDSDVLVPGGRDVRGTLTEPADGANGSPNSIVVACPPHPQHGGSRSDSRLVAVAERLQENGIACLRFDYGAWDEGYGEREDVRNAIRWAADRYERVGVFGFSFGASLSLLAPASLNGADDPRVVAIAALAPTATLADDLDATAALESITCPVRIVVGERDTTAEWEPVVERAQELAGEDEAGDENEDEGEGEDRDGDGIEIVTLPADHFFVGQTETVAETVGPFLESALRTE, translated from the coding sequence ATGACTGACAGTGACGTGCTCGTGCCCGGCGGCCGAGATGTACGCGGGACGCTCACGGAGCCAGCGGACGGGGCGAACGGGAGTCCGAACTCGATCGTCGTCGCCTGTCCACCCCATCCCCAACACGGCGGCTCGCGAAGCGATAGTCGACTCGTCGCCGTCGCAGAGCGCCTGCAGGAGAACGGAATCGCCTGCCTCCGGTTCGACTACGGCGCGTGGGACGAGGGCTACGGCGAGCGCGAGGACGTGCGAAACGCCATCCGCTGGGCCGCCGACCGCTACGAGCGCGTCGGTGTCTTCGGCTTCAGTTTCGGCGCGAGTCTCAGCCTGCTCGCACCGGCCAGCCTCAACGGCGCGGACGATCCACGAGTTGTGGCTATCGCCGCACTCGCACCGACCGCGACACTCGCGGACGACCTGGATGCCACGGCGGCACTCGAGTCCATTACCTGCCCAGTCAGAATTGTTGTCGGTGAGCGGGATACGACGGCCGAGTGGGAGCCAGTGGTCGAGCGGGCACAGGAGCTAGCTGGTGAGGATGAGGCTGGTGATGAAAACGAAGACGAAGGTGAAGGCGAAGACAGAGACGGAGACGGAATCGAGATCGTTACTCTCCCTGCGGATCACTTCTTTGTCGGCCAGACGGAGACTGTCGCCGAGACTGTGGGGCCGTTTCTCGAGTCGGCGCTTCGCACGGAGTGA
- a CDS encoding PGF-pre-PGF domain-containing protein → MRCLAAILLVAVGLVAVAGVAGAGQLPVDSSHHSSSVSPPDAETYVVEQGEFCQPIEPLESGETIEAFYDYRDHETHPETDDNLYSSYGTTHLQEDDTSVLFLHEGPNGVSLVMIHGQLDGNGDPTYATFDLAGLPDDSEWVVRNDAYDDVTNLDEFHRGDGWASATWLQRGDRTGGGAIQGGLDDEFAVTVHPAFNHEATVNHENHDHPDPDFYTPGTVDAWDVLSSDADNPERTALPSLEEPVTIRTGTCADASITYDRTATGIAADVTDADPADTVTLHPTTGTADAIRFDQITVSDIDGDVSLTFANAPPDMDPSSPVDADPLSQLTLRDDPVQGAQATVTFSVDRAYLEAQGLEPESIALFEVADGEWEQSETRVSDETATAYQFTAEIDTLQAVTVAESDDDPNATPNDENGTGPSDTGTDDVGNNATSTDTANGENNATGSETDGSGDESSPLPGFGAGVTVTVIAVVLLTALWAGSRQ, encoded by the coding sequence ATGAGATGTCTCGCAGCTATCCTCCTCGTAGCCGTCGGACTGGTAGCCGTTGCCGGCGTTGCAGGGGCGGGCCAACTACCTGTTGACTCGTCGCACCACTCATCGTCGGTCTCGCCGCCGGACGCCGAGACGTACGTCGTCGAGCAGGGTGAGTTCTGCCAGCCGATCGAACCACTCGAGTCCGGTGAGACGATCGAAGCGTTCTACGACTACCGAGATCACGAAACGCACCCGGAGACGGACGACAACCTCTACAGTTCGTACGGAACGACCCACCTCCAGGAAGACGATACGAGCGTTCTCTTCCTCCACGAGGGGCCGAACGGAGTGAGCCTCGTCATGATCCACGGACAGCTCGACGGAAACGGCGATCCAACTTACGCGACGTTCGACCTCGCCGGTCTGCCCGACGACTCCGAGTGGGTCGTCAGGAACGACGCGTACGACGACGTGACGAATCTCGACGAGTTCCACCGCGGCGACGGCTGGGCGAGCGCCACGTGGCTACAGCGCGGCGACCGAACCGGCGGCGGTGCGATCCAGGGCGGACTCGACGACGAATTCGCCGTCACGGTGCACCCAGCGTTCAACCACGAGGCGACAGTGAACCACGAGAACCACGACCACCCGGATCCGGACTTCTATACGCCAGGAACGGTCGACGCGTGGGACGTTCTGTCGAGCGACGCCGATAATCCGGAGCGAACGGCGCTGCCATCGCTCGAAGAGCCGGTCACGATCCGAACTGGAACGTGCGCGGACGCCTCGATAACGTACGACCGAACCGCAACCGGGATTGCGGCCGACGTTACGGACGCCGACCCAGCCGACACCGTCACGTTGCACCCGACGACGGGCACGGCCGACGCGATTCGGTTCGATCAGATCACAGTATCTGATATCGACGGAGATGTTTCACTTACCTTTGCAAACGCACCCCCCGACATGGACCCATCGTCGCCCGTCGATGCCGACCCGCTGTCACAGCTGACGCTACGCGACGACCCGGTCCAGGGGGCGCAGGCGACCGTTACGTTCAGCGTCGACCGAGCGTACCTGGAGGCACAGGGCCTCGAACCTGAGTCGATCGCGCTTTTCGAGGTCGCGGACGGTGAGTGGGAGCAATCAGAAACAAGAGTGAGCGACGAAACGGCGACGGCGTATCAGTTCACTGCAGAGATCGACACGCTGCAGGCGGTCACCGTCGCGGAGTCGGACGACGATCCGAACGCCACACCGAACGACGAGAACGGGACCGGACCATCGGATACGGGAACCGATGATGTCGGGAATAACGCGACGAGTACGGATACGGCAAATGGCGAGAACAACGCAACGGGGTCGGAAACCGACGGAAGCGGCGATGAGTCGTCCCCGCTCCCCGGATTTGGAGCCGGCGTGACCGTTACCGTCATCGCCGTCGTGCTGCTCACCGCTCTGTGGGCAGGATCTCGTCAGTGA
- a CDS encoding twin-arginine translocation signal domain-containing protein yields the protein MSEDDQKQEHVSRRTVLKASGSAAAVPVLGAGRVSGTGATETTGEAGLRDALDRCPDATIRPSMGYCAGASTDGCADDHPVTIELREAVEQTLESEYPDAGALLEAGFKPYFDTLDVADEDGWSHWLHPEYIGDEAMLDPERPESVLVDNDSWRSIGVMFIATIDGEPVEPPPAVYDERAENGDDRDEIAEHPSWEHHGPDVADEFDGEWEHGHDNGHGHDDGHGYDDGHGNDDGHGHDGPHHDDAPHHNETQEDGYGPGHDHDDDNDHGHGHGHGTPPDDHEDRCSPWHYHAGLPGRFAWWYYQHVYEQRFADGEVRLPCRTPCMLHVWTIDHPEGVYAHDAPPAEYREQPPVSEAGFETDADPSTDTLGWDALPANETPGQLPHEIPLLDRLLP from the coding sequence ATGAGTGAGGACGACCAGAAACAAGAGCACGTCTCTCGGCGAACAGTACTGAAAGCATCGGGGAGCGCGGCAGCGGTCCCGGTGCTCGGAGCGGGGAGAGTGAGTGGCACAGGTGCAACTGAAACCACCGGGGAAGCGGGGCTTCGGGACGCACTCGATCGGTGTCCCGACGCGACGATCAGACCGAGTATGGGCTACTGTGCGGGCGCGAGCACGGACGGGTGTGCTGATGACCATCCGGTGACGATCGAGCTACGGGAGGCTGTCGAGCAGACACTCGAGAGCGAGTATCCTGACGCCGGCGCGTTACTCGAGGCGGGATTCAAACCATACTTCGATACGCTCGACGTGGCCGACGAGGATGGCTGGTCACACTGGCTGCATCCGGAGTATATCGGTGACGAGGCGATGCTGGATCCGGAGCGACCGGAATCGGTGCTGGTAGACAACGACTCCTGGCGCTCGATCGGCGTCATGTTTATTGCGACGATCGACGGCGAACCGGTCGAGCCACCGCCGGCAGTGTATGACGAACGAGCGGAGAACGGAGACGACAGGGACGAAATCGCCGAGCACCCATCCTGGGAACACCACGGTCCGGACGTCGCAGACGAGTTCGATGGGGAGTGGGAACATGGACATGACAACGGTCATGGACACGACGACGGTCATGGATACGACGACGGTCATGGAAACGACGACGGTCACGGACATGACGGACCGCACCACGATGACGCACCACACCACAACGAGACGCAAGAGGATGGGTATGGCCCTGGTCACGATCACGACGACGACAACGACCATGGCCATGGCCATGGCCACGGCACCCCACCAGACGACCACGAAGACCGCTGTTCTCCCTGGCACTACCACGCCGGCCTCCCCGGCCGATTCGCGTGGTGGTACTACCAGCACGTCTACGAACAACGCTTTGCCGATGGCGAGGTCAGGCTGCCGTGTCGCACACCCTGCATGCTACACGTCTGGACGATAGACCACCCCGAGGGCGTCTACGCACACGACGCCCCGCCAGCCGAGTACCGTGAGCAACCACCCGTCTCCGAGGCCGGCTTCGAAACCGACGCCGACCCCAGTACCGATACCCTCGGCTGGGACGCCCTTCCAGCGAACGAGACACCAGGACAACTACCACACGAAATTCCGTTGCTAGACCGTCTCCTTCCCTGA
- a CDS encoding ATP-binding protein has product MAHTDPDTNFATDATTDTNPTTDATTDTNTATNATTDTNTATNATTDTDTNTNTNTNGTTDTNTNTNGTTDTNTNLYHHPLHPPTAVIVVICGPPGAGKTSIATRLRQALVLEYPTHTISLFHSDDYSRRTYERLYEEVRETGCDEIAIVDGTFYRRRWQTRFRSLSDVRVRFVYVTASLETCLARNRARAEADRIDEQGVHVVYREFSEPAADVRIDTDECSVSEAVERVVAAVRTWM; this is encoded by the coding sequence GTGGCTCATACCGACCCCGACACCAACTTCGCCACCGACGCCACCACTGACACTAACCCCACTACCGACGCCACCACTGACACCAACACTGCCACCAACGCCACCACTGACACCAACACTGCCACCAACGCCACCACTGACACCGACACTAACACTAACACCAACACCAACGGCACCACTGACACCAACACCAACACCAACGGCACCACTGACACCAACACCAACCTATACCACCATCCCCTACACCCACCAACAGCCGTGATCGTCGTCATCTGCGGGCCCCCAGGTGCCGGAAAAACAAGTATCGCCACCCGTCTTCGCCAGGCACTGGTACTCGAGTACCCTACCCACACAATCTCGCTCTTTCACTCGGATGACTACTCACGACGTACGTACGAGCGGCTTTATGAGGAGGTGCGTGAGACAGGGTGCGATGAGATTGCGATCGTCGACGGGACGTTTTATCGGCGACGATGGCAGACGCGATTTCGGTCGCTATCGGACGTGCGGGTTCGGTTCGTGTACGTGACGGCGAGTCTCGAGACGTGTCTGGCGCGAAATCGCGCCCGTGCTGAAGCGGACCGGATCGACGAGCAGGGGGTGCACGTGGTGTATCGCGAGTTCAGCGAGCCGGCTGCGGACGTGCGAATCGATACGGACGAGTGTTCGGTGTCGGAGGCGGTCGAGCGAGTGGTGGCTGCAGTCCGGACGTGGATGTAG